In one window of uncultured Draconibacterium sp. DNA:
- a CDS encoding peptidylprolyl isomerase, which produces MFRTGILIVFVCLLGISSSAQSRVIEISTNYGDMRFQLYDDTPKHRNAFIELANEGYYDGTLFYRVIEDFLIQGGSKSSRNAPPGKRIGYGDPDKTVDDEILKHYFHKKGSLCAPRQPDEVNPFKQSDISQFFIVKGSVHTSGALDTMEMAVNVPIRKKIVEKYMTPEVREQLKQLKEEKKVKEFRELAGEIKDNIETDYNLNPNTLEFSDAQREAYTTVGGYPELDGKYTIFGECISGFDVIDKIAALKTDSNNRPYNDVKIKVNVIK; this is translated from the coding sequence ATGTTTAGAACCGGAATTTTAATTGTATTTGTTTGTTTATTAGGTATTTCATCTTCTGCTCAGTCGCGTGTAATTGAAATTTCGACGAATTACGGAGATATGCGTTTCCAACTGTACGACGACACGCCAAAACACCGAAATGCTTTTATCGAATTGGCCAACGAAGGTTATTACGATGGCACTTTGTTTTACCGTGTAATCGAGGATTTTCTGATTCAGGGCGGTTCAAAAAGCTCTCGTAATGCACCCCCTGGAAAACGTATTGGTTATGGCGATCCGGATAAAACCGTTGACGACGAAATTCTGAAACACTATTTTCATAAAAAAGGATCGCTTTGTGCGCCCCGCCAGCCCGACGAGGTAAACCCGTTTAAGCAGTCAGATATTTCGCAGTTTTTTATTGTAAAAGGAAGCGTGCATACCAGTGGCGCTTTGGATACCATGGAAATGGCGGTGAATGTTCCAATCCGGAAGAAAATTGTGGAGAAGTATATGACGCCCGAAGTTCGGGAGCAATTAAAGCAGCTGAAAGAAGAGAAAAAGGTGAAGGAGTTCCGGGAGCTTGCCGGTGAAATAAAAGATAATATTGAAACTGATTACAATTTGAATCCCAATACGCTTGAATTTTCTGATGCGCAGCGCGAAGCCTATACCACTGTTGGCGGTTATCCTGAACTGGATGGGAAATACACCATTTTTGGCGAATGTATTTCGGGATTTGATGTGATTGATAAAATTGCAGCGCTAAAAACCGATAGCAATAACCGGCCGTATAACGATGTGAAAATCAAAGTGAATGTGATTAAGTAG
- a CDS encoding MazG nucleotide pyrophosphohydrolase domain-containing protein yields the protein MPTLKDQPQLADFQEYVTALEQERGFASQTTIDKCLLLGEEIGELFKAVRKSEGLLVDSNSDFSEIADELADIFIYLCAIANRKGIDLEEAFRNKEEKNKQRKWVRV from the coding sequence ATGCCTACACTAAAAGATCAACCACAACTCGCCGACTTTCAAGAATATGTTACAGCATTGGAACAGGAGCGGGGCTTTGCTTCGCAAACAACAATCGATAAGTGTCTGCTGCTAGGCGAGGAGATTGGAGAGCTGTTTAAAGCTGTCAGAAAATCAGAAGGATTGCTCGTAGATTCAAATTCCGATTTCTCCGAAATTGCTGATGAGCTGGCTGATATCTTTATCTACCTGTGTGCCATTGCCAACCGGAAAGGAATCGATCTGGAAGAGGCTTTTCGTAATAAAGAGGAGAAGAACAAACAGCGAAAATGGGTTCGTGTTTAA
- a CDS encoding HAD family phosphatase, whose translation MKADLTNIKNIIFDLGRVLLNLDFDASIKAFQKLGSDGAILDHKNAYADPIFYNLEVGKITPADFRSGVRKLLQNEQITDPQINEAWSAMILDIPAHRVKKVQELSKNYSLYLFSNTNQIHINRLLSEFKTQHGFDFPSLFKAVYYSHEIHDRKPEISSYEKVIALSGVNPEETLFIDDLEKNIVAAQKAGLNTFWLQNGMEMTELF comes from the coding sequence ATGAAGGCAGACCTTACGAACATAAAAAATATCATTTTTGATTTGGGGCGCGTGTTGTTAAACCTTGATTTTGATGCTTCGATAAAAGCCTTTCAAAAGCTTGGCAGCGATGGAGCAATTCTCGACCACAAAAACGCGTACGCCGACCCGATTTTCTACAACCTTGAAGTTGGGAAAATAACTCCCGCGGATTTTAGAAGCGGTGTACGAAAACTGCTTCAAAACGAACAAATTACCGACCCCCAAATTAACGAAGCCTGGTCTGCAATGATCCTTGACATTCCGGCGCATCGTGTAAAAAAGGTACAGGAGCTCAGCAAAAACTACAGCCTTTATTTGTTTAGCAACACCAATCAAATTCATATCAACCGTTTACTTTCTGAATTTAAGACACAACACGGCTTTGATTTTCCGTCGCTGTTTAAAGCGGTTTATTATTCCCACGAGATTCACGACCGCAAACCGGAAATCAGTTCGTACGAAAAAGTAATTGCACTATCGGGTGTTAATCCTGAAGAAACATTGTTTATCGACGATCTGGAAAAGAACATCGTTGCCGCGCAAAAAGCCGGATTAAATACTTTTTGGCTACAAAATGGGATGGAAATGACGGAGCTATTTTAA
- a CDS encoding response regulator transcription factor: MTIKQHIFLVEDDLSFGAVLKSYLELNDYEVTWVDDGKYAVDKFKAGSFQICILDVMLPNIDGFTIGKEIRKLDKEIPMVFLTAKTLKEDILKGYNVGADDYITKPFDTEVLLCKIQAIIKRQSTQPITEEFLFTIGTYEFDSKLRVIVRDGEKQKLSPKEADLLKLLCQNKNELLSRETALRKIWGEDGYFTARSMDVFITKLRKYLKDDPNIEIKNIHGSGFLLEVNS; encoded by the coding sequence ATGACAATAAAGCAACACATATTTCTGGTAGAAGACGACCTTAGTTTTGGGGCGGTATTAAAATCGTACCTTGAGTTGAACGATTATGAAGTTACCTGGGTTGACGACGGAAAATATGCGGTGGATAAATTTAAAGCCGGATCTTTTCAAATCTGCATATTGGATGTGATGTTGCCCAATATCGACGGATTTACAATTGGCAAAGAAATACGTAAACTTGATAAGGAAATCCCAATGGTTTTTCTAACCGCAAAAACCTTAAAAGAAGATATTCTGAAAGGTTACAACGTGGGAGCCGATGATTATATCACCAAACCGTTTGACACGGAAGTATTGTTGTGTAAAATTCAGGCGATTATAAAGCGGCAGTCAACGCAACCGATAACAGAAGAATTTCTCTTTACCATCGGAACGTATGAATTTGATTCAAAGCTACGTGTAATTGTTCGCGATGGGGAGAAACAAAAGTTATCACCAAAAGAAGCTGATTTGCTGAAATTACTCTGCCAAAATAAAAACGAACTGCTTTCGCGCGAAACGGCACTGCGCAAAATCTGGGGCGAAGATGGTTATTTTACTGCCCGGAGTATGGATGTATTTATTACGAAATTGCGCAAGTATTTGAAGGACGATCCGAATATCGAAATTAAGAATATTCACGGAAGTGGATTTTTGCTGGAAGTTAATTCCTGA
- a CDS encoding peptidylprolyl isomerase, with protein sequence MKKRACKNFTQWKRIISELHELSLKIDHNKRMKLIVLILIAFVGVGISCSNAKQSNEQELVVISTDFGEIKLKLYDDTPEHKQNFLKLIDEGYYDGTLFHRVMKNFMIQGGDPDSKDAAPGARLGTGNPGYTIPAEILPQHFHKKGALAAARRGGPSNPEKRSSGSQFYIVQGEVFTPGKLDTMEMMLNSRAKNEFLQEKFAEAKPKIDEYRKNNDQDGFNIFVAELRVAADSAWTEQPKFVFSDEQREAYTTIGGYPSLDGEYTVFGEVVEGLDVLDKIAAVETDKYDRPNTDIKMEIKRTK encoded by the coding sequence ATGAAGAAACGAGCATGTAAGAATTTTACACAATGGAAGAGGATTATTAGCGAGTTACATGAGTTATCATTGAAAATTGATCATAATAAACGAATGAAATTAATTGTTTTAATATTAATTGCCTTTGTAGGCGTAGGAATTTCGTGTAGTAATGCCAAACAGAGCAACGAGCAAGAACTGGTTGTTATTTCAACAGATTTTGGCGAAATAAAATTGAAATTGTACGATGATACGCCGGAGCACAAACAGAATTTTCTAAAACTGATTGACGAAGGATATTACGATGGAACGCTTTTTCACCGGGTAATGAAAAACTTTATGATCCAGGGAGGCGATCCTGACTCGAAAGATGCAGCGCCCGGTGCCCGTTTAGGAACTGGAAACCCGGGATATACAATTCCGGCAGAAATCCTTCCACAGCATTTTCATAAAAAAGGAGCTTTGGCAGCAGCACGTCGTGGTGGTCCGTCGAATCCAGAAAAACGATCAAGCGGCTCGCAGTTTTACATCGTGCAGGGCGAGGTTTTTACACCCGGAAAACTCGACACCATGGAAATGATGTTGAACAGTCGAGCCAAAAATGAATTTCTGCAGGAAAAATTTGCAGAAGCAAAACCAAAGATAGACGAATACCGAAAAAATAACGATCAGGATGGGTTTAACATTTTTGTTGCTGAACTGCGTGTAGCTGCTGATAGTGCCTGGACTGAGCAGCCCAAATTTGTATTTTCCGATGAGCAACGCGAGGCATATACCACCATTGGCGGTTATCCTTCGTTAGATGGCGAGTACACTGTTTTTGGCGAGGTTGTTGAGGGCTTGGATGTTTTGGATAAGATAGCGGCCGTTGAAACGGATAAGTACGACCGGCCGAATACGGATATAAAAATGGAAATAAAACGCACAAAATAG
- a CDS encoding HAMP domain-containing sensor histidine kinase, which yields MNKKLFTGLIILMGVSILGIIAVQLVWMNNAIKVKNEMFERGVNQALQQTVSRLEDLHNLGVVNEMVFSGDSADLLQDFDLDVEFDSDSDNTMRWNVSPGKARVIRQRTDSTRRPVRIIREFAPDNKEARIEIHIDNDSDSRKVQSYTYNLSTSTTGKNHVVIAGDDVDAGNVVFVQSDTIIRSADSLYTISTVKIDSLLTDLDTFEILSPDISKRVKLKATSLKRMANKVVTEVATWDVRQLDENLIYDVLKKELDENNIPLDFEYGIFRGDELSFPKPVTDSLEVANTIFQAQLYPNDIFQKDIKLAVVFPDRDSFIYRSLNWLLIASFLFSLIILVTFALSIFYIIRQKKISEMKSDFINNMTHEFKTPIATISVATDSITNQKVLVDPERIRYFAGMIKKENTRMNRQVEDILTIARLDKKDFEFHWETIDVHDLISDAVQGIKLQVEKRGGKIELDLKAINSMVTTDRIHCTNVVYNLIDNANKYSGDTPEITVSTINQQKGVVVSVADKGIGMSKAVQAKIFERFYRQTSGNIHNVKGFGLGLSYVKAVLEANRGTISVSSEPAKGSKFDVFLPFVRE from the coding sequence ATGAACAAAAAGCTTTTTACAGGATTGATCATTTTGATGGGTGTCTCCATTTTGGGGATCATTGCCGTTCAGCTGGTGTGGATGAACAATGCCATTAAGGTAAAAAACGAGATGTTCGAACGTGGCGTTAATCAAGCGCTGCAGCAAACGGTAAGTCGTTTAGAAGATCTACATAACCTTGGTGTGGTAAACGAAATGGTTTTTTCAGGAGACTCGGCCGACTTGCTTCAGGATTTTGATTTAGATGTTGAATTTGATAGCGACTCGGATAATACGATGAGATGGAATGTTTCGCCAGGTAAAGCACGTGTTATACGGCAGCGCACCGACTCAACCCGGCGGCCGGTTAGAATCATTCGCGAATTTGCTCCGGACAATAAGGAAGCACGTATCGAAATTCATATCGATAACGATTCCGACAGCCGCAAAGTGCAGTCGTACACGTATAACCTTAGTACTTCGACTACGGGTAAAAACCATGTCGTAATTGCCGGTGATGATGTGGATGCTGGTAATGTTGTATTTGTACAAAGCGACACAATTATAAGAAGTGCTGATTCACTTTATACCATTAGTACGGTAAAGATCGATTCGCTGCTTACTGATTTAGATACTTTTGAAATTCTGTCTCCTGATATATCAAAACGTGTTAAATTGAAAGCTACCAGCCTGAAAAGAATGGCAAATAAAGTAGTTACCGAAGTTGCCACCTGGGATGTGCGTCAACTGGATGAAAACCTGATTTACGATGTGCTTAAAAAGGAGCTTGACGAAAACAATATTCCGCTCGACTTTGAATACGGAATTTTTCGGGGCGATGAGTTGAGTTTCCCCAAGCCTGTAACTGATTCGCTGGAGGTAGCAAACACCATATTTCAGGCGCAGCTTTATCCCAACGATATTTTTCAGAAAGACATAAAACTGGCTGTGGTATTTCCTGATCGCGATAGTTTTATTTACCGTTCGCTAAATTGGCTGCTGATAGCTTCCTTTTTATTCTCGCTAATTATTTTAGTGACGTTTGCGCTCAGTATTTTCTACATTATACGACAAAAGAAAATTTCTGAGATGAAATCGGATTTCATCAATAACATGACGCACGAGTTTAAAACGCCAATCGCCACAATTTCGGTGGCGACTGATTCCATCACTAATCAGAAAGTGCTGGTTGATCCGGAGCGCATCAGATATTTTGCGGGTATGATTAAAAAGGAAAATACCCGCATGAACAGGCAGGTGGAGGATATTCTCACCATCGCAAGATTGGATAAAAAAGACTTTGAATTTCACTGGGAAACCATTGATGTGCACGACCTGATCAGCGACGCGGTTCAGGGAATTAAACTGCAGGTTGAAAAACGGGGTGGTAAGATTGAACTGGATTTAAAAGCCATTAACTCAATGGTGACTACCGACCGGATTCATTGTACGAATGTGGTGTATAACCTCATCGACAACGCCAATAAATATTCCGGCGATACACCCGAAATTACCGTATCAACAATCAACCAGCAAAAAGGAGTGGTGGTTTCGGTAGCAGATAAAGGAATTGGAATGAGCAAGGCGGTTCAGGCAAAAATATTTGAACGTTTTTACCGCCAAACAAGTGGTAATATTCACAACGTAAAAGGATTTGGACTGGGATTAAGTTATGTAAAAGCCGTGTTGGAAGCTAACCGTGGAACTATTTCCGTGAGCAGCGAACCAGCCAAGGGAAGCAAATTTGATGTATTTTTACCTTTTGTGAGGGAGTAA
- the mtnP gene encoding S-methyl-5'-thioadenosine phosphorylase — MKKIAIIGGSGLEDPAILKEVTEVSVETPYGAPSSSFKCGKIGGVEVAILSRHGRDHSIPPSAVNNRANIWAIKELGCTHILATTACGSLRLEIGRGDIVMLDQFIDFTRFRKNSFVEEFEDGKLNHPAMSDPFNWKLRHALIENAEALDLGFHKCGTVITIEGPRFSTRAESNMFRVWGADVINMSTAPECALANELEIPYAAVALSTDYDCWNVDEAPVTWEEVLKVFNENVMHVIALLQNTIVSLKK; from the coding sequence ATGAAAAAAATTGCAATAATAGGAGGTTCCGGTCTGGAAGATCCTGCCATTCTGAAAGAAGTAACTGAAGTAAGTGTTGAAACGCCTTATGGTGCGCCGTCGTCGTCGTTTAAATGCGGCAAGATTGGTGGTGTAGAAGTGGCTATTTTGTCGAGGCATGGCCGCGATCATTCTATTCCGCCCTCGGCAGTGAATAACCGGGCTAATATTTGGGCTATAAAAGAGTTGGGGTGTACACACATTTTAGCTACTACCGCCTGCGGAAGTCTTCGTTTGGAGATTGGCCGCGGTGACATTGTAATGCTCGATCAGTTTATTGATTTTACGCGCTTCCGGAAAAACAGCTTTGTGGAAGAATTTGAAGACGGAAAGCTAAACCACCCGGCAATGTCGGATCCGTTTAACTGGAAGCTGCGCCATGCTTTGATTGAAAATGCCGAAGCTTTGGATCTTGGATTTCATAAATGTGGAACGGTAATAACCATTGAAGGACCTCGCTTTTCGACGCGTGCCGAATCGAATATGTTTCGTGTGTGGGGCGCCGATGTTATAAATATGTCGACAGCGCCCGAGTGTGCCCTGGCCAATGAATTGGAAATTCCGTATGCGGCAGTGGCATTAAGTACCGACTACGATTGCTGGAATGTGGATGAGGCGCCTGTTACCTGGGAAGAGGTGCTAAAAGTATTTAACGAGAACGTTATGCATGTAATTGCGCTTTTGCAAAATACTATAGTATCGTTAAAAAAATAG
- a CDS encoding ATP-dependent 6-phosphofructokinase has translation MAEEFYVDRLGKCTVKSPLNLSTVEGDGIFDFIRDDERILYYNTVSKVKEQLAKGEEPLSFERAGPREDLFFEPAKTRVAIVTCGGLCPGLNNVIRGIVNNLWERYGVKKIYGIKYGYSGFIPEYNFPYIELDPDVVDDIHKAGGTMLGSSRGDQPVETIVDTLERLNINILFTIGGDGTLRGAHAIAEEIKRRNLKISVAGIPKTIDNDISMIERSFGFETAFSIAMTVIQNAHYEAKGVYNGIAVIKLMGRDSGFIAANAALACPDVNFVLIPEMDFDLDGEKGFLTVLKKRLQEKQHAVIVVAEGAGQFFFGKDNNKNVIANKVYEDIGLYIRDKIHEDFEASNFPFSLKYIDPSYILRSTPANANDSKFCFQLAQNAVHAAMAGRTDFLVGYWQGAFTVLPIPLATKERKKVNLEGNLWGSVLEATGQPVCMHNKCP, from the coding sequence ATGGCTGAAGAATTTTATGTCGACAGATTGGGAAAATGCACCGTTAAATCGCCGCTAAACTTATCGACGGTTGAAGGTGATGGGATTTTCGATTTTATTCGCGATGACGAACGCATCCTCTACTATAACACAGTATCAAAAGTTAAAGAACAACTGGCAAAAGGCGAAGAACCACTCTCGTTTGAGCGCGCCGGCCCCAGAGAAGACCTTTTCTTTGAGCCAGCTAAAACACGTGTTGCGATAGTTACTTGTGGCGGCTTATGTCCCGGTCTGAATAATGTGATTCGTGGTATTGTAAATAACCTCTGGGAGCGATACGGAGTAAAGAAAATTTACGGAATCAAATACGGCTACTCCGGTTTTATTCCCGAGTACAACTTCCCTTACATCGAGCTTGATCCCGATGTAGTTGATGATATCCACAAGGCGGGAGGCACCATGCTGGGATCGTCGCGTGGAGACCAGCCCGTTGAAACCATTGTAGATACGCTAGAGCGACTAAATATAAACATACTATTTACGATTGGAGGAGATGGAACACTGCGTGGAGCGCACGCAATTGCCGAAGAAATAAAACGACGTAATTTAAAGATTTCTGTTGCCGGGATTCCAAAAACAATTGATAACGACATCAGCATGATCGAACGTTCTTTTGGTTTCGAAACGGCTTTCTCCATTGCGATGACTGTAATTCAGAATGCGCACTACGAAGCAAAAGGAGTGTACAATGGTATTGCAGTTATAAAACTAATGGGACGTGATTCAGGTTTTATTGCTGCCAATGCAGCACTGGCTTGTCCTGATGTAAATTTTGTACTAATACCCGAAATGGATTTCGACCTTGACGGCGAAAAAGGCTTTCTTACCGTTCTTAAAAAACGACTTCAGGAAAAACAACATGCAGTTATTGTTGTTGCCGAAGGTGCCGGTCAGTTCTTTTTCGGTAAAGACAATAATAAAAATGTAATCGCAAATAAAGTTTACGAAGATATTGGCTTGTACATTCGAGATAAAATTCATGAAGATTTCGAAGCTTCCAACTTTCCATTTTCACTGAAATACATTGATCCCAGCTATATTTTACGCAGTACTCCGGCCAATGCAAACGACAGCAAATTCTGTTTTCAACTGGCACAAAATGCCGTGCATGCTGCAATGGCGGGCCGAACAGATTTTTTAGTTGGATACTGGCAGGGTGCTTTTACGGTATTACCCATTCCTCTGGCTACAAAAGAACGTAAAAAAGTGAACCTCGAAGGGAACTTGTGGGGAAGTGTTTTGGAAGCTACAGGGCAACCCGTTTGTATGCACAACAAATGCCCCTGA
- the mtnA gene encoding S-methyl-5-thioribose-1-phosphate isomerase, translating into MQIQGKHYHTIWVDADDPTIIQVIDQRKLPFVFETFAMRSVDDAFFAIKEMVVRGAPLIGVTAAYGMYLAVLQLKNKNWEEDLIRVAEYLKSSRPTAVNLAFAVDEMLAFILANKDESELIEKVLAKAGELKHQEIEFGDKIGEYGQEIIEAIYKKKGSAVNILTHCNAGWLACIDWGTATAPIYKAHLKGIPVHVWVDETRPRNQGARLTAYELGEQGVPHTVIPDNAGGHLMQHQMVDMVIVGSDRTTVTGDVANKIGTYLKALAAHDNDVPFYVALPSSTFDWEMNDGVKEIPIEQRAGDEVAEIEGWHDEQIKTVRLIPEKSSVANYGFDVTPARLVTGLISERGICKADKESILRLYPEKINR; encoded by the coding sequence ATGCAAATTCAGGGAAAACATTATCATACCATTTGGGTTGACGCCGACGACCCAACAATTATTCAGGTGATCGATCAGCGAAAATTGCCGTTTGTGTTCGAAACTTTTGCCATGCGTTCAGTCGACGATGCTTTTTTTGCCATTAAAGAAATGGTGGTTCGTGGTGCGCCGTTAATCGGGGTAACCGCGGCTTATGGCATGTACCTGGCAGTTCTTCAACTAAAAAATAAAAATTGGGAAGAAGACTTAATAAGGGTAGCTGAGTATTTAAAGTCATCGCGCCCAACGGCGGTAAATCTGGCGTTTGCGGTCGATGAAATGCTGGCCTTTATTCTGGCGAATAAGGATGAATCCGAATTGATTGAAAAGGTTCTGGCAAAAGCCGGCGAATTAAAACATCAGGAAATAGAATTTGGCGATAAAATAGGCGAGTACGGGCAGGAAATTATCGAAGCTATTTATAAAAAGAAGGGAAGTGCTGTGAATATATTAACCCACTGCAATGCCGGCTGGTTGGCCTGTATTGATTGGGGAACCGCGACTGCTCCCATTTATAAAGCACATTTAAAGGGAATTCCGGTGCATGTTTGGGTCGACGAAACACGCCCGCGAAACCAGGGAGCACGATTAACAGCTTACGAACTGGGCGAACAAGGCGTGCCGCACACGGTTATTCCCGACAATGCTGGAGGCCATTTAATGCAACACCAAATGGTTGATATGGTAATTGTTGGTAGCGACCGAACAACCGTTACCGGCGACGTAGCCAATAAAATAGGGACGTATTTGAAAGCGCTGGCTGCCCACGACAATGATGTGCCTTTTTATGTAGCACTGCCATCAAGTACATTCGATTGGGAAATGAATGACGGAGTGAAGGAAATTCCAATTGAACAACGTGCGGGCGATGAGGTGGCGGAGATTGAAGGCTGGCACGATGAGCAGATAAAAACGGTGCGTTTGATTCCCGAAAAAAGTTCGGTTGCCAATTATGGTTTCGATGTAACTCCGGCGCGCCTGGTAACTGGCTTAATATCGGAACGTGGCATTTGTAAAGCAGATAAAGAAAGTATTTTAAGATTATATCCCGAGAAAATAAACAGATAG
- a CDS encoding peptidylprolyl isomerase, translating to MAKQILFIVLAVVFLSSCGNKAQKQTTQQEETKAKTDSAADKKQDIWNQLMRSIAKIDSYDGDRILESGQGFFVGEDLLVTKYSLVNQATNVKVQPFDENKKYTARSFVAFDRINDLIILKVDSISREPIELHKDTLPNFAKSFYVAPKTGKTLQLFTGKVLNLANIRGTRLYRITNRIRTSQFGAPIFVSTGKAIGVAYSGTVNFELQSFAIPAEFIAAMLRKRSETSEPLETLKNTSNEKIAAENRKIKGLVLETDYGDITIKLFNETPEYRDNFIRLAKEHYFDSLLIHRVIADFGIQSGAADTRYAVPGANVGWKGPGYTIPAHIVPGLYHKRGMIGSPRKPDTENQRQRSDGSQFYIVSGRKYFDKGLDELEEINNYTFSAEQRQVYKTIGGAPHLDGSYTIFGQVTSGMDVVDKIVQVETDRRWRPLEDIRIKRVRILK from the coding sequence ATGGCAAAACAAATTCTTTTTATAGTACTGGCTGTCGTTTTTTTGAGCTCATGTGGAAATAAGGCCCAAAAACAAACAACACAGCAGGAAGAAACAAAAGCCAAAACGGACTCTGCTGCAGATAAAAAACAGGATATCTGGAATCAGTTGATGCGGTCTATCGCAAAAATCGATTCGTATGACGGCGACCGGATTCTGGAATCGGGGCAGGGATTTTTTGTTGGAGAAGATCTGTTGGTTACCAAATATTCCCTGGTCAATCAGGCCACCAATGTTAAGGTGCAGCCGTTCGATGAGAATAAAAAATACACAGCACGTAGTTTTGTGGCTTTCGATCGTATAAACGACCTGATTATATTAAAAGTTGACAGCATCAGCCGCGAGCCCATTGAGCTACATAAAGACACTTTACCCAATTTTGCCAAATCATTTTATGTGGCTCCTAAAACCGGGAAAACCCTGCAGCTTTTTACGGGGAAAGTTCTAAACCTGGCCAATATTAGGGGAACGCGTTTGTACCGTATAACCAATCGGATTAGGACATCGCAATTCGGCGCACCAATATTTGTATCAACAGGAAAAGCAATTGGTGTGGCCTATTCAGGAACAGTAAATTTCGAATTGCAGAGTTTTGCCATCCCGGCAGAATTTATTGCAGCTATGCTGCGAAAGAGAAGCGAAACTTCCGAGCCTTTGGAGACGCTAAAAAATACATCGAACGAAAAAATTGCTGCTGAAAACCGCAAAATAAAAGGACTTGTTCTGGAAACGGATTACGGCGATATCACCATAAAACTCTTTAATGAAACCCCCGAGTACCGCGATAATTTTATCCGTTTGGCCAAAGAACATTATTTCGATAGTTTGTTGATTCACCGGGTGATTGCAGACTTTGGGATACAGAGTGGTGCCGCTGATACCCGCTATGCCGTGCCCGGAGCAAATGTGGGGTGGAAAGGCCCGGGGTACACCATTCCGGCACATATTGTTCCCGGTTTGTATCATAAACGCGGAATGATTGGTTCGCCACGAAAACCGGATACCGAAAATCAGCGCCAACGTTCCGATGGATCGCAGTTTTACATCGTTTCAGGAAGGAAATATTTTGATAAAGGTTTGGATGAGTTGGAAGAAATTAATAATTACACGTTTTCGGCCGAGCAGCGACAGGTTTATAAAACCATTGGTGGTGCACCACACCTCGATGGCAGTTACACGATTTTTGGGCAGGTAACTTCAGGAATGGATGTGGTGGATAAAATCGTTCAGGTAGAAACCGACCGGCGTTGGCGGCCGCTTGAAGATATCCGGATAAAACGGGTTCGCATCTTAAAATAG
- a CDS encoding SDR family oxidoreductase: MSEQKTAVVTGAGKGIGEAIATGLAQLGYQTILVGRNKQNLEQVAKKIGNNAKVLQLDITDKPAIKEAVAKIVSENGGIDILVNNAGIHFSGSVDIAEDKFEKMLETNLTAQYVVLKEVVPVLKAQKSGYIFNVASRSGKVGFSGGGAYSASKFGLVGLSESLYRELNPLGIKVTALCPGWVNTEMAVDAGTPLESDQMIQPDDLYKTIEWLLQLSPGACVKEVILESPNSIS; this comes from the coding sequence ATGAGTGAACAAAAAACTGCTGTTGTTACAGGAGCGGGAAAAGGAATTGGTGAAGCTATTGCCACAGGACTGGCGCAGCTGGGCTATCAAACCATTCTGGTGGGGCGAAACAAACAAAATCTTGAGCAGGTAGCGAAAAAGATTGGGAATAATGCAAAAGTATTGCAGCTTGATATTACTGATAAGCCAGCCATAAAAGAAGCCGTTGCAAAAATTGTTTCGGAAAATGGAGGTATCGATATTTTGGTTAACAATGCCGGCATTCATTTTAGTGGATCTGTGGATATTGCAGAAGATAAGTTTGAGAAAATGCTGGAGACCAATCTAACTGCTCAGTATGTGGTTTTAAAAGAAGTTGTTCCGGTTCTGAAAGCACAAAAATCGGGATATATTTTTAATGTGGCATCTCGATCAGGGAAAGTTGGTTTTTCCGGTGGCGGAGCATACAGCGCATCTAAATTTGGCCTGGTTGGATTAAGCGAATCGCTTTACCGTGAGTTGAATCCGCTGGGAATAAAAGTAACGGCTTTATGCCCGGGTTGGGTAAACACCGAAATGGCTGTTGATGCCGGAACGCCTTTGGAGAGTGACCAAATGATTCAACCCGACGATCTTTATAAAACCATCGAATGGCTGCTGCAACTTTCTCCCGGAGCATGTGTAAAAGAAGTAATTTTAGAATCGCCAAACAGTATAAGTTAA